The Impatiens glandulifera chromosome 3, dImpGla2.1, whole genome shotgun sequence genome contains a region encoding:
- the LOC124930895 gene encoding trimethyltridecatetraene synthase-like has translation MESLHWIACLFTAVLLLISTQLRRRKTLALPPGPKPWPIIGNLNLIGTLPHRSIHELTLKYGPIMQLRFGSFPVVVGSSVEMAKVFLKTMDVTFVGRPNLAAGKYTTYNYSDITWSPYGPYWRQARKMCLMELFSTKRLDSFEFIRVEELNSLLKNMFNSAGTSISLKDHLTTLSLNIISRMVLGKRYLDQNENSVVSPEEFMKMLDELFLLNGVFTIGDSIPWLAFLDLEGYVKRMKILAKKFDKFLEYVLDEHITRRSIDHEKFVAKDMVDVLLQLADDPNLEVKLERHGVKAFTQDLLAGGTESSAVTVEWAMSEMLKKPETFKKAQEELDRVIGSNRWVQEKDMPNLPYIEAIAKETMRMHPVAPMLVPRESREDCKVAGYDIPRGTRVLVSVWSIGRDPTLWDEPNQFNPDRFIGKAIDVKGHDFELLPFGSGRRMCPGYSLGLKVIQTSLANLLHGYKWSLPNGMSPEDLDMDEIFGLSTPKKIPLVTVVEPRLPHNLYK, from the exons ATGGAATCCCTTCACTGGATTGCTTGTCTCTTTACGGCGGTGCTCCTCCTCATCTCCACCCAACTCCGTCGCCGGAAAACCCTTGCATTGCCGCCTGGTCCTAAACCCTGGCCCATAATCGGAAACCTTAACCTAATTGGCACCCTTCCCCACCGATCCATCCACGAACTCACACTTAAGTATGGACCGATTATGCAGCTAAGGTTCGGTTCTTTCCCTGTCGTGGTTGGCTCCTCCGTCGAGATGGCTAAGGTTTTCTTAAAGACCATGGATGTTACGTTTGTTGGTCGCCCAAACTTGGCTGCCGGAAAGTACACCACTTACAACTACTCCGACATCACGTGGTCTCCTTACGGGCCATACTGGAGGCAGGCCCGTAAGATGTGCCTCATGGAGCTCTTTAGCACAAAACGGTTGGACTCGTTCGAGTTTATCCGAGTCGAGGAATTGAACTCGCTGcttaaaaacatgtttaattCGGCTGGAACTTCTATTTCGCTAAAAGATCATTTGACGACTTTGAGTCTTAATATCATTAGTAGAATGGTTCTTGGAAAGAG ATACCTAGATCAGAACGAGAATTCAGTGGTATCGCCTGAAGAATTCATGAAGATGTTAGATGAATTGTTCTTGCTAAACGGAGTGTTCACAATTGGCGATTCAATTCCTTGGTTGGCCTTCTTGGACTTGGAGGGATATGTGAAGAGGATGAAAATCTTGGCGAAAAAGTTTGACAAATTCCTTGAGTACGTTCTTGACGAGCACATCACGAGGAGGTCTATCGATCATGAAAAATTTGTGGCCAAAGATATGGTGGATGTGTTGCTACAACTAGCCGATGACCCGAATCTCGAGGTCAAGCTCGAAAGACACGGTGTCAAGGCTTTTACTCAG GATCTCTTAGCGGGTGGAACCGAGAGTTCAGCAGTGACAGTTGAATGGGCAATGTCAGAGATGTTGAAGAAACCAGAGACCTTTAAGAAGGCACAAGAGGAGTTGGATCGCGTCATTGGCTCCAACCGATGGGTCCAAGAGAAGGATATGCCAAATCTCCCTTACATCGAGGCTATAGCAAAAGAAACGATGCGGATGCACCCAGTGGCTCCGATGCTCGTGCCTAGGGAGTCAAGGGAGGATTGCAAGGTGGCAGGCTACGACATTCCTCGAGGAACTCGAGTCCTAGTGAGCGTGTGGAGCATTGGGCGAGATCCAACACTATGGGATGAACCAAACCAGTTTAACCCAGATAGGTTCATTGGGAAGGCAATCGACGTGAAAGGACACGATTTTGAGCTTCTTCCGTTCGGGTCTGGTAGAAGAATGTGCCCCGGCTATAGTTTAGGGCTAAAGGTGATCCAGACTAGCCTGGCTAACCTCTTGCATGGGTATAAGTGGAGTTTGCCTAATGGGATGAGCCCAGAGGACTTGGATATGGACGAGATTTTTGGCCTTTCCACTCCAAAGAAAATCCCGTTGGTGACTGTGGTTGAGCCTAGGCTTCCACacaatttatacaaataa